In Verrucomicrobiota bacterium, one genomic interval encodes:
- a CDS encoding DUF1972 domain-containing protein encodes MKIAFLGSRGIPRCYSGFETFVEELSVRLVQRGHEVTVYNRIPFNKYRKKEFKGVRIICLPTIPTKTTDTIVHTTLSLLHALFADYNICYFCGVGNSILSFIPKLIGTKTLVNVDGADHARAKWSRFGSWWLKKSEKWASSIADVIIADHPVIKKKYLDEYNINAQLIPYGAHLVEEDPGSDVLNKYGLRKRGYYLYVSRLTPENFADLAMKAHLKSEISAPLVVVGDAPYQTEYKKRLHALVNQGKGKILMTGYVFGNGYEQLSYHAKAFIYPTAIDATRPVVLDQMGFGNGIIARDTEANREVVGDAGEFFSPEDSISSLASAIKKLENSSDMVKALSMNAKNRVRDRYDWEKITDEYEKLFCA; translated from the coding sequence ATGAAAATCGCTTTTTTAGGCTCAAGAGGAATTCCCAGGTGTTACTCTGGATTTGAAACGTTTGTAGAAGAGCTTTCAGTTAGACTTGTGCAGCGAGGTCACGAAGTGACTGTTTACAATCGAATTCCTTTCAATAAGTACAGAAAGAAAGAATTTAAAGGAGTCAGAATTATTTGTTTGCCCACAATTCCTACTAAGACTACGGATACGATTGTTCATACGACCCTGTCACTCTTGCATGCCCTATTTGCTGACTATAATATTTGTTATTTTTGTGGGGTTGGAAATTCAATTCTTTCTTTTATACCAAAACTCATCGGTACCAAGACGCTTGTCAATGTAGACGGTGCCGATCATGCCAGAGCTAAGTGGTCCAGATTTGGTAGCTGGTGGTTAAAAAAAAGTGAAAAATGGGCCTCTTCCATAGCAGATGTCATTATTGCAGATCACCCAGTGATCAAAAAAAAATACCTAGATGAATATAATATTAACGCCCAGCTCATTCCCTACGGAGCCCATTTGGTTGAGGAAGACCCTGGAAGTGATGTGCTAAACAAGTATGGTCTGAGGAAAAGGGGATATTATTTGTATGTTTCCAGGTTAACACCTGAAAATTTTGCAGACTTGGCTATGAAAGCACATCTCAAAAGTGAAATCTCTGCGCCATTAGTCGTTGTGGGAGATGCTCCTTATCAAACGGAGTATAAAAAACGCCTCCATGCACTTGTCAATCAAGGAAAAGGTAAAATCCTTATGACTGGCTATGTTTTTGGTAATGGATACGAGCAGCTCAGCTATCATGCTAAAGCTTTTATTTACCCCACGGCTATTGATGCTACTAGACCGGTTGTTTTAGATCAAATGGGCTTTGGTAATGGTATTATTGCCAGAGATACCGAAGCAAATCGAGAAGTCGTAGGAGATGCCGGAGAATTTTTTTCGCCTGAGGATAGTATCAGTTCTTTGGCTAGTGCTATAAAGAAGCTTGAGAATTCCTCTGATATGGTGAAAGCCCTCAGTATGAATGCAAAGAACAGGGTTCGTGATAGGTATGATTGGGAGAAAATTACCGACGAATACGAAAAACTCTTTTGTGCCTAA
- a CDS encoding glycosyltransferase — protein MKPKIVHIIHEGSGGGGATLSLTYFHRYQKKFSPFVICGCQGNLAQRLKDQGLKVYALHLDRPIPCIFSIPHLVYILLKEKPSASIIHGQWGGFCAAVASWIAGISQVIYYTHMPSFYTDWDFIRTIRNRLAELVTCKIATTVVCPSAANRYQYLLRNLVDEKKVIHIPNGIDTEEVKPSEDKIKLRQELGLPTDTKVIVSVGRLSDQKRVDWLIEAWCEVEKTTPDVDLFIIGDGEEKQALENLSTKLNLKRCHFLGRQPNGYKYFQAADLAVMTTMFEAQPYSLLEALSCGCPTIGTAADGVLETLTPLSSDLVCPVASPAQLANKMKALFSGDINLPIAKEIHRFAAEHYHIDCIVERQLKVITLQ, from the coding sequence ATGAAACCAAAAATTGTCCACATTATTCATGAAGGATCAGGTGGAGGTGGTGCGACACTATCCCTCACCTATTTCCACCGTTACCAAAAAAAGTTTAGTCCCTTTGTTATTTGCGGTTGCCAAGGAAATTTGGCTCAAAGACTCAAAGACCAGGGGCTTAAAGTATATGCTCTACATTTAGATCGTCCCATTCCCTGCATTTTCTCTATACCGCATTTGGTTTATATTCTATTAAAAGAAAAACCTTCCGCTTCAATTATTCATGGTCAATGGGGAGGTTTTTGTGCTGCTGTCGCTTCTTGGATAGCAGGTATCTCTCAAGTTATCTACTATACTCATATGCCCAGCTTTTATACGGACTGGGATTTCATCAGAACCATTAGAAATCGCTTAGCAGAGCTAGTCACATGCAAAATTGCCACGACTGTCGTTTGTCCAAGTGCAGCTAATCGTTATCAATATCTTCTGAGAAACCTTGTTGATGAAAAAAAAGTCATTCATATACCCAATGGAATAGATACAGAGGAGGTCAAACCTAGTGAGGATAAAATCAAGTTACGTCAAGAACTCGGCCTGCCCACTGATACAAAAGTAATAGTCTCTGTGGGTAGGCTTAGTGATCAAAAAAGAGTTGATTGGCTGATAGAGGCTTGGTGCGAGGTTGAAAAAACTACCCCTGATGTGGATCTGTTTATTATTGGTGACGGAGAGGAAAAGCAAGCTCTTGAAAATTTATCCACAAAGCTCAATCTCAAGCGTTGTCATTTTCTGGGTAGACAACCTAACGGTTACAAGTATTTTCAGGCAGCCGATCTTGCAGTCATGACCACCATGTTTGAGGCCCAGCCCTACAGTCTGCTCGAGGCACTGTCCTGCGGCTGTCCAACTATTGGAACAGCTGCCGACGGTGTATTAGAAACACTCACACCTCTATCATCTGATCTTGTATGCCCTGTGGCTTCGCCAGCTCAGCTAGCTAATAAAATGAAAGCCCTTTTTTCAGGAGACATAAATCTTCCAATAGCAAAAGAAATTCATCGCTTTGCTGCAGAGCACTATCACATTGATTGCATAGTAGAAAGACAGCTCAAAGTTATTACGCTCCAATGA
- a CDS encoding glycosyltransferase family 1 protein, whose protein sequence is MRVTVDATCLGRRKTGNETYIRGLLRGFSELSLGDVELCILTTEACPEMVKSKAFSWYEIPLGNFFTRNIFTIPKYLSELQTDLYHSSYWTKFWKAHPPKIVMIHDISFICFPHGFRKYEQLFYAAITERVAKAADHILTVSNYSKETMLEHWNIPEHKITVTYNGIDDCYKPTSQDTKQFGEVPYILYVGNLHPRKNLVRLLKAFVKIKREKKIEHKLKIVGQATWLYEDIFLEVKENTLEEHVEFTGYVSQEELVKIYQKATLTCYPSLFEGFGLPVLEAMACGSPVVTSNTTSIPEVAADAAVLVDPESVDQIASAILSIIESKELQSSLKQKSLKQARSFSWKETASKTLKAYYNCL, encoded by the coding sequence ATGAGAGTTACTGTTGACGCAACGTGCCTTGGAAGGCGCAAGACTGGTAATGAAACTTATATTAGGGGATTATTGAGAGGCTTTAGTGAATTGAGTCTGGGTGATGTTGAGTTATGTATTTTAACAACGGAAGCATGTCCCGAAATGGTTAAGTCGAAAGCCTTTAGTTGGTATGAAATTCCACTAGGGAATTTTTTTACTCGTAACATATTCACAATCCCTAAATATTTAAGTGAATTACAAACAGATCTGTATCATTCTAGTTACTGGACAAAATTTTGGAAGGCACATCCGCCTAAAATTGTCATGATACATGATATTTCTTTTATTTGTTTTCCGCATGGCTTTCGTAAATATGAGCAACTATTCTATGCAGCCATTACAGAAAGAGTAGCTAAAGCTGCAGATCATATTTTGACCGTTTCAAATTATTCAAAGGAAACCATGCTGGAGCATTGGAATATACCGGAGCATAAAATTACTGTTACCTATAATGGAATTGATGATTGCTATAAGCCCACATCACAAGATACTAAACAATTTGGTGAAGTTCCCTATATACTCTATGTAGGGAATCTACATCCCAGAAAAAACTTAGTTCGACTACTAAAGGCTTTTGTGAAAATTAAAAGGGAGAAGAAGATCGAGCATAAGCTGAAGATTGTTGGTCAAGCAACTTGGTTGTATGAGGATATCTTTCTGGAAGTAAAAGAAAATACTCTTGAAGAGCATGTTGAATTTACAGGTTATGTCAGTCAAGAAGAATTGGTCAAAATCTATCAAAAGGCTACTTTGACTTGTTATCCATCACTATTTGAAGGCTTTGGGCTGCCAGTCCTGGAAGCAATGGCGTGTGGGTCTCCAGTAGTTACCTCTAATACCACCTCTATACCAGAGGTGGCCGCAGATGCCGCTGTTTTGGTTGATCCTGAATCAGTAGATCAGATTGCATCTGCTATTTTGTCGATAATAGAATCTAAGGAGCTTCAAAGTTCTTTGAAGCAGAAGAGTCTGAAGCAAGCCAGGTCTTTTTCTTGGAAAGAGACCGCTTCTAAAACATTAAAAGCTTACTATAATTGTCTATGA
- a CDS encoding glycosyltransferase family 1 protein — translation MKKIKVGIDLAPASHRAPGTARHVAEQARALFRIDVPWDWIPLLESKSNLLFQEVQEMDYQTNAGRKLWTRATFSNGRVWKKKGCQLAFATAYFVPWLGIPTITNYFDSNNFEYGNTWIESGKRWNFYLLNTLSYYALFKSVKLFVNSQYCINVISKHFPLAAKKLVLAPPGITPPKEKPKTKPSWSRKLIKPFFLYVGIFSDNKNQYRLIKAWLALRSKRDDLPQLILLGPSDSSYTKKSILPLIEKTHYKNEIIMPGRVSDQELAWAYHNADAYIQPSIAEGFGLPIVEAMSYSLPVACSNTTSLPEAAGSAAFLFDPFHEDSIENALQEISANQNLRSELKELGKERPAQFTWKKNAEIVAEQIDQTLTGML, via the coding sequence ATGAAGAAAATTAAAGTGGGTATCGACCTGGCACCGGCTTCACACAGAGCGCCAGGAACCGCTCGTCATGTTGCTGAGCAGGCCCGAGCATTATTTCGAATTGATGTTCCCTGGGATTGGATCCCTCTTTTAGAATCAAAATCTAATCTACTTTTTCAAGAAGTTCAAGAAATGGATTACCAGACGAATGCTGGTCGAAAATTATGGACCCGAGCAACTTTTAGTAATGGGAGGGTGTGGAAAAAAAAAGGATGCCAATTAGCATTTGCTACTGCATATTTTGTTCCCTGGCTTGGAATTCCAACCATCACAAACTATTTTGACTCTAATAATTTTGAATATGGCAATACCTGGATCGAATCAGGAAAACGCTGGAATTTCTATCTACTTAACACACTAAGCTACTATGCCTTGTTCAAGTCTGTTAAGCTATTCGTAAACTCCCAATACTGTATCAATGTGATTAGTAAACATTTCCCTCTTGCGGCAAAAAAGCTGGTGCTAGCACCTCCTGGCATCACTCCCCCTAAAGAAAAACCCAAAACAAAACCCAGTTGGTCTCGAAAACTAATAAAACCCTTTTTTTTGTACGTTGGCATTTTTTCCGACAATAAAAATCAATATAGATTGATAAAAGCTTGGCTAGCTCTGCGCTCCAAAAGAGATGATCTACCACAGCTTATACTTTTAGGTCCATCGGATAGCAGCTACACAAAAAAGTCTATCCTACCGCTGATTGAGAAAACGCATTATAAAAATGAAATTATCATGCCAGGTAGAGTTTCAGATCAAGAGCTAGCATGGGCTTATCACAATGCAGACGCTTACATCCAACCCTCAATTGCTGAGGGATTTGGGTTGCCCATTGTTGAAGCAATGAGCTATAGTCTCCCGGTAGCTTGTTCGAATACAACTAGTTTGCCTGAGGCAGCCGGCAGTGCTGCATTTCTGTTTGATCCTTTTCATGAAGATTCTATAGAAAATGCCTTGCAAGAAATTTCTGCTAATCAAAATTTAAGGTCCGAGCTTAAAGAACTGGGGAAAGAGAGGCCTGCTCAATTTACCTGGAAAAAGAACGCGGAGATTGTAGCTGAGCAGATTGATCAAACATTAACTGGTATGCTTTAG
- a CDS encoding glycosyltransferase has translation MKIGHFIHIDNTGGGSNSVISQLRFFHANKYKQAVFYGGQGRLADVCNKLSIYHKSVPTESLIKSFLGIIPLIYILKRQKLDILILHGQWAGLLGAVVSRMIGIPRVWYIARWPSFYTDWDLIRIIRNFICERTACCNSEYVITLSHSNRYHYLYRKLASFDKIKVIPNGFNLGEILKEEKGIDIRKEYKWHDSEIHIVSVSRLETQKQIDWLLRSWKIVSDDLLHARLWIIGGGSEEKNLKSLHAELKLERCEFLGSQPNGISFMKASDFVVMTSMYESFGRVLVEAMACSRAFVASEADGFRDIAKDGQEGYLVPVGDIQLFAMRMIDLIKHKDLRDRMGQMGVKRAKDFEENKVHAKLEALI, from the coding sequence ATGAAAATAGGGCATTTTATTCATATAGATAATACGGGAGGAGGGTCCAATTCTGTCATTTCTCAGCTACGTTTTTTCCATGCTAATAAGTACAAGCAAGCCGTTTTCTATGGAGGTCAAGGACGCTTAGCCGATGTGTGTAATAAGTTGTCAATTTATCACAAGAGTGTGCCTACGGAGAGTCTTATAAAGTCGTTCTTGGGCATAATACCATTGATTTATATTTTAAAGAGGCAAAAGCTTGATATACTCATACTGCATGGGCAATGGGCAGGGCTGTTAGGCGCGGTCGTTAGTCGAATGATAGGTATTCCACGGGTTTGGTACATTGCTCGTTGGCCTTCCTTTTATACAGATTGGGATTTGATTCGGATTATTAGGAATTTTATATGCGAGCGGACAGCATGTTGTAATTCAGAGTATGTAATCACTTTGAGCCATAGCAATCGCTACCATTATCTTTATCGTAAACTTGCTTCATTTGACAAGATCAAGGTTATACCAAATGGATTTAATTTAGGTGAGATTCTGAAAGAGGAAAAGGGCATTGATATTCGAAAGGAGTATAAATGGCACGATAGTGAGATCCATATAGTTTCTGTGTCGCGCTTAGAAACACAGAAACAAATTGATTGGCTTTTGAGGAGCTGGAAAATCGTTTCTGATGATCTTCTTCATGCAAGACTATGGATAATAGGTGGTGGAAGTGAGGAGAAAAATCTAAAAAGCTTACATGCTGAATTGAAGCTAGAGAGGTGTGAGTTTTTAGGTAGCCAACCAAATGGTATATCTTTTATGAAAGCTTCAGACTTTGTGGTCATGACTAGCATGTATGAATCATTTGGCCGAGTGCTTGTTGAGGCTATGGCATGTAGTAGAGCATTTGTGGCGAGTGAAGCAGATGGCTTTAGAGATATTGCCAAAGATGGGCAAGAGGGTTATCTCGTTCCAGTCGGAGATATTCAATTATTCGCTATGAGAATGATAGATTTGATTAAACATAAAGATTTAAGAGATCGAATGGGGCAAATGGGGGTAAAAAGAGCCAAAGATTTTGAGGAGAATAAAGTCCATGCTAAGCTTGAGGCCTTGATCTAA
- a CDS encoding FkbM family methyltransferase has protein sequence MKKIRSLLKYICLFSNWWIAASARYLRHHLGKKQVLYHRNGSRITFRPGSDYIALGEVFCIENYSPCLDAKKPLNVWDIGGNIGSFVLWHSSKMGEVSYHSFEPCEDTFKVLLENQQSNPSISWKVYPYGLSNKNEECEAYVPNDMYGQTSKYSAKGKKVILPLRSINDVWSEFGKPKIDLLKIDCEGGEYAIFKGCSAEFLEKVEYIIMEVHIIDEYNPRSITEKLGSAGFIIVENIQEQGVIWAKRGTRNPQQY, from the coding sequence ATGAAAAAAATCCGCTCTCTCCTGAAATATATATGCTTGTTTTCAAATTGGTGGATAGCTGCATCTGCAAGATATTTGAGGCACCATCTGGGAAAAAAACAAGTCCTCTACCACCGTAATGGTAGCCGTATTACTTTTCGCCCCGGCTCCGATTATATTGCATTAGGAGAAGTATTTTGTATTGAAAATTATTCACCATGTCTAGATGCAAAGAAGCCTCTTAATGTATGGGATATCGGAGGAAATATTGGATCCTTCGTGCTCTGGCACTCATCGAAGATGGGTGAAGTCAGTTATCACTCATTTGAACCTTGCGAAGATACTTTCAAAGTTCTTTTAGAGAATCAGCAAAGTAACCCCTCTATCAGTTGGAAAGTCTACCCTTACGGACTAAGTAACAAAAATGAGGAGTGTGAAGCATATGTTCCTAATGACATGTATGGACAAACTAGTAAATACTCCGCTAAGGGAAAAAAGGTGATATTACCTCTAAGGTCAATCAATGACGTTTGGTCTGAATTTGGCAAGCCGAAGATTGATTTATTAAAAATCGATTGCGAAGGTGGTGAATATGCTATTTTCAAAGGCTGTTCTGCTGAATTTCTTGAAAAAGTGGAATACATCATTATGGAAGTGCACATCATAGATGAATACAATCCTAGAAGCATTACAGAAAAGCTCGGATCAGCAGGATTTATCATTGTGGAAAATATCCAAGAGCAAGGTGTTATTTGGGCTAAAAGGGGAACGCGTAATCCTCAACAATATTAA